Part of the Pseudobdellovibrionaceae bacterium genome is shown below.
AAAAGGCGACAGAAGTCGCCTTTTTTACCGGTAGATTTTAGTTATTACGGCATCACTTGGCAGTCTGAGTCTGTTAGAGCACCATTGGATAGGGCACTGTCTTTACAACAAAAAATGTCCCCCGTTTGCGGGCCGTCATCGCTGGGGCCGCCACCATTGTCCACAAAATTAAGCCATGCAATAGCTGTCGAGGCTCCGGGAATAGATGAAACGGGGTTGTCATAGTCGTCAAGCCATCCAGTAGATCCTGTGAACGAGCAGCTGCCACCAGAGCAGGTTGCAGCACCACTAATAAACGCGATCACAGAGCCTGTGAATTCGGCGCAGGATTGCGTGGCCCATCCCACATAAGTTTCGTTGCCATTCCCTCCGGTATCGCAAACCGAATCAAGGCCTGATGTGCAAGTGACTGAAATGCTGGGGATACTCGAGCTGCTGCCAGAGCTATCACTGTCTGACTTTAAGCAACCAGAAATAGCTAGCGACGTCACACCAATGATCACGGCCATTAAGGATTTTTTCATAGGATTCTCCTGTAGTCGTTAATGATTATTTTTGGAACCAATCATAACTATGAGGCTCGCCAACAGTGCGCTCAACTAGGGGAGAAATCCGTTTGATAAATCTGGACGTAGGTATTGTCTATTCAAGTCCAAGGGCGCGCAAGTCATCAATGGTGACGGCAGCGGCCCTGTCGTCTATCTCTACTACATAGAATAGCCCACGAATTCGGGATTCGTTACGAAAGGTGGGTGCGAGGCCAGAGGCCTTCATCAGTTCATTGAGTAATAACTGTTGGTCATTATAGGTTAAATCGTCATAGGTCTTTTCTCTTTGTGACACACAACCGATAGTTTTCACAAAGGGATGATAGGGGGCAGACGAGTCAAAGCTCCACCATCCGGTTCCATGGATACGAAAAAGACCACGGCCGGCATCGCGCGCAATACTCGCTTGCCGCCACCAGGTTTGGGTATGGTTTGATGGAGGGAGCAACAAACGGGTTTGGGCCTCATCGTTGCCGGCTTCTACAAAATTCATAATCACTCTTCTAAAATCACCATATTTAATTTTATTATCAGTGTCAGGCATCACCGAATCCAGTCGCCAAACACCTGCCGGCGTGTCGCCATTAGATTGGTAGTAGGGGCGGTCCTTTCGCGAATATCCCAGTGCCGGCTGTGACCAAAGTATTCCGTTGGTGTTTCTGACTAAGTCATGAGAGCGATCTGACAAAATCATCAGGCAAGGATACTGACGATGGCTGCGGCAAAACATAAATAGGCGAGGGGTATTTAGATAGCGACCATTCTTGTAATCAGCAATTCCCTCCGCAGGTTGCAGGACCAAATCACGAACCACATAAGCTGGCAGAGGACCTTTGCCTTTTGTTTTTGTCCAATCCCACTGGGGCTCTCGGATAGAAAAAAACATCTTACGCCAGTGTTCAAGCTTGGTGTTCTGCCAAAGCTTTTCTCGTGCGATCATCAAGACTGATACAGACTCGTCGAGTTCAGATTTTTCATGAAGGCGCGCCAGAGTCACATCAATGATTCGGCCGCTTTCTTTCGGTGCTACAGCAATAGACAATCCCGCCAGTCGAATCAGTGTGGCCAAACTGAGAGCGTTAAGATTGAGGCGATGGATAATCTCTGTTGTCTTATTGAAAAATCGACCGTCATCCACAAGAGTTTCGATCTGTTGGAGGGCGATATTAACAACTTCTCGGCAAGTGGAGTCAGTGCCAGTACATTGGAGCATCTCCACCAGGGCATCCATATCATTGGCCGCAAAAAGCGCAGGAATGCTCTCGTAAAGATTTTCCTTCTCCACTTCACTCAACATCGGCTGTGCCGATAAATGAAACGCCCCGCCAGCCATCAATAATAGAAAGAAACCAAAAACTCTGACCATGCCCAACGGTACCCGGTTCCGTTTGTAATAGGTACCTGCTTCCCTTTGTGGCGACAGTGCGTCAGGCGAGCCCATGCTCCCCACACACGGGCATCGACGTCCTCCCGATGTGCATGGCGTATCCGGGTTGCGGCACGAAGTGACGCAATCCGAAGACGACATGCGGCCACTCGGGTCGGCGTCGATGCCCGTGTGTGGGGAGCATGGGCTCGCCTGACGCACTGTCGCCACAAAGGGAAGCAGGTACCTATTACGCGTCGATGGATCTGAAAAAATTATAAAAGTGTCGCCCTGTTCGGTTTTTCTAAAAAGTTCATCGAAGTCATGGAAGCATCTCCCACTGAGGTCGGGGGACCTCGTTAAAACAGGAGGGGGGAATATGAAATCACCTTTGGGTCGATGGAAAAAGGCCGTGGTGTTGCTGGGTCTTACTAGTCTAGTGGCAGCTTGCGGATATGAATACGAAGATGATGACACGCAGCCGGCACCGCACACCGGAAACTCAATATACGAAAAGCAAGTGAGTCCGTTTTCACTTTTGGCGACACCGGCGAATCCGGGCCGAAGGATGTACGTGTACGCATCTCGCTTGCGAGTGAGATCGACACCAGAGATCAATGAAGACAACATTGTTGGCATACTGTCGATGAACGACGAGGTGGAAATTATCAAAGACGGTTTTGAAAACAGTTTTGTTGAAATCGCCATCATTACCACCAGCGATGATGTGGATCCGGCACCTCATTACTACGTTTCGAATCGCTATCTTGCAGATAAACAAGTGCAAGAGGTTGATAGGGTTAATAGCCCCTATTTTATGATTCAAAATGTGGCCACTGAAAAATTGCGGATTTACGAGCGCTCTTGTGCTTCGCGAGGATGTATCCATAAGATGGTGCTTGAAGCTGATTTGGCTGTGGGTGAAAAGACCAGGAACCGCCAGACCATGACCGTGATGGGAAACTTTAACATTATGTCGTGGCACAAGTTTTACCAGGATGCGGGAGCACTATATCCATCGTGGTATGATCCCACGTTTCCATCGCTGCCGCAGCCTGGAGCCTCTTTGACCTCGTGGTTAAGCAAGGATCTGTTGCCTGCATGGGGCGGATCATTGCGTGGCGCTTTTGGTTGGTACACCGCTAAAGTGGGCCCAGATGCGCGCTATCAATGGACTCACGGTACGTTTGGGTGGGGTGAGGATAAGAAAAAGTTCATTGAAGCCACCCGGGGTTTTTGGGCCAATTTGTTTGCAGACCCACGAAGTCACGGCTGTTCTCGTACAGACAATGAATCCATCGCCTACGTAAGACACCTGCTGCCTGTGGGTAGTCCTATAATCAAAGTATACGCCAAAGAGGCCTACGCGGATTCTCAACTGAGAAGCTATTCTCAGTCTAAACAGCGATGGGAATATATTCTTACCAAAAATGGCGTGCGACAGGATGGGCAAAAGCCTGACCGTCAAGGTGTGTTATCAGCAGGCACACCAAGCCATCAATGGCTAGAAGAGGGCACGTATCAGGTCAATGCCTGGCCGCAAGCCAAGGCATTTAGAGAGGGGTCTTTTGGTGCGACCAGTGGCGAAAATGGAAATGTCTATGCTCTGGATGACGATGAAATGCGAGGCGTGTTTCTTATCGACCAGGGGCGGTTGATCAACTACCGGCATCCATCAAATTTAGGTGTAGGTGGGTACAAAGACCAGTTGCTTCCAAGCTACGTCATAGCTGAGTCGGGCCTCGACTACACACTGCCAGAGCCGCCACCCACTTGGAATGATGAAGACGATGAGTACGATTATTTGAAATAATAATTCAGCACTAGTGGTCGGTGAGGAAAGTGCATTACTCGTATTTTTCCCAGCCGGCCACTCTGCCAGCTTCAAAGTAAATCACCCGTAGCTCTTTTTTATAACCCTCACTGGATGACACATAGGTTTTATATTGCCAGCGTTCATTGCCATACAGAGGGTTACCGGCCACTTCTACAAGATCGGGGTCGCCCCAACTTTGGCTCACCGCTTTTTTTGTCATTCCAACAACAATGTCTCGATTTTCAATGAGCTCTTCGACGGCGTCGGAATAGGCTTTTTCTTGGCTGCTGATTCCGCGGGTAGCGGCCCAACGGCTGCGGGCTGAATCAGAGGGAATACTCAGGTATTGAATGCGTTCGGCATCTGATTGTAGGTGAGGTTTAACTCGATAATACTGTTCTTTTGATCGCGATGATCCGAGTTGTCTCTCTAGTCGTTTCAGCTGCAGCCTTTGGTAAACTCGTTGTTGTTCAGCCGGGGTCAGCGGGCGCTCGGTGGCTATGCCTAAATCTTCTTGGGCTTGAATTCGTTCATGTTGCCATTTTTCTACCTGATATTTCTGGGCTGTTGATTGACTGAATCCGTAGTCAGATGTGTATCCACTGTATGGGCTTCGCTCAAAACTAGTGCAGGCCGAAAGTCCGGATATAACGCTGAAAAGAATAATTGTCCGCATAGTTACTCCTTGGATAGTTTCAAATCGGTACACGAGCTAAAAAAATTTAGACCCAATGAACATTTTTTTTGCAATAATGTTGAAATATGGCCGACGAAGTAAAAACAGATGACGAGTCACTTACCGAAGATGGGGATCTCTTTTCTTTAGATGACCTCGACAAAATGCTAGAGGACACCGATCCTGAGTTTGCTCAATCCCTCGACGAAATGAAAAACGACAAAGATCTACAGTCGGCTGAGGTTCAAGATATTGAGATCGATGAAGGTGAGTCCAGCGAACCAGGTCAACCGTCGAAAATGAAGTTGGCATTGAAGAAAGTCCTCAGGCCAATCAAAAAAAAGGTAATCACCCCCGCTCGAAAAATAGTGAATGCCGCAATTGGCCGGTTGGTCTGGACCAAGGCATGGGTTAAACGTACAACAAAAGAAGCAAAAACATTTGTAATCAATGATCTTCCTGACCGAATTAAATATTTTCGTTCCCATTTTAAGAAAACGGCCCATGACAGATGGTTGTGGTTTAAAGCTTTGTCTGGGATGCAAAAGACCCTGGTGGCCCTGGTTGTGCCGTTCATTAGCTTGGTCTCTGCACTGGTAATTATGGTTACAAAGGGGGTCTCACTACCTATGCTAGAGCCCCCGCTTATTGGAAATCTAGAGGAGTATGCCGACTCGGTGGTCAAATACAATGTGGCCACAGATATGGTCAATTACTACCGGGCATTTCGTCAAAACGAGTTTACAGTTCAACTGGATCGCATCGTTGTAAATATTCGTCCCAGTCAAAGTTCATCGTCGCTACCCATGGCTGCAATAAGACTGTATCTAGCTGGTTCAACACAGCAGACAGCCATTGAAATAAAAGACCGAGAAAAAGAGCTAAAAGATGTGATTTCTCGAGTGGTCGAAGACATGTCTTATGACGACTTAAACTCCACTCGCGGAAAAGAACAACTTAAAGAACGGGTGATCAATGCCGTCAATCAGCGCCTCAACGTGGGAATCGTGATGGCTGTCTACATGGAAACTTTTGTGATCAAACCCTAAATACAGATTGCTAGCGAAAAATACTTTATTTAAAGACTTTCACATCAATACTGTAGCTTCGAATGCGATCGTGCAAAGTGCTTTTGGCCATGCCTAGTTCTCGAGCCGTTTTGCGTTGATTGCCATTGTTTTTTTCCAGGAGTTCTAAGATTAGATTTTTTTCCATCTCTTGAATCATGTTGAGCCCGTTGGGGCGAGGAAACCAGTCCATATTTGAAATTGGCAAACCTTGATCGACAATCATAGGGATATGGTTGGGCTGAACGGCATGCCCATTAACGAGAGCCGCAGCTCTGGCCACCGCATTGCGAAGCTCTCGAATATTGCCGGGCCAAGAATAGGCTTTAAGTTCTTTAATTGTGGCCAGGTCAAATCGAACACGATATTTCTGCGCAAAAAAAGCCAAAAGTTCTTCAAAGTCCTCCATGCGTTCGGAAAGGGCTGGTGTGCGAATCTCCACCACGTGCAGTCGATAGAAGAGATCTTCTCGAAATTCTCCCGATTTAACTTTTTGTCGAATGTTCTTATGGGTAGCGGCGATGATTCGAACATCTGTGGAGACGGATGTGTCAGATCCCACGGGTTTGATTTCATTGTTTTCAAGGGCTCGCAGCATTTTTGGCTGTAGATTTATTGGAAGGTCGCCTATTTCATCGAGAAATAGCGTTCCACCTCTTGCGGCGTTAAATGCGCCTTTGCGGTTGTCGGTGGCTCCCGTGAAGCTGCCCTTTGTGTGGCCAAACAGCTCACTTTCAACCAGCGACTCGCTGAGCGCACTGCAATTGATGTTAATAAGTGGGCCACTTGAGCGTTGAGAAAGTTTGTGAAGAGTTTGGGCAACCACCTCTTTGCCTGAACCAGATGGACCTGAAATAAGCACAGGTAAATGGGATTGTGCAATCGCTGGTAGGCGGTTCAGTTGAGCTTGCCATTTGGCATTTTTGCTTGAATTTAGGACTTTCAGCTCAAGATCACCCAGTCGTTGAGAGAACAAAATTTGTGTTTGCCCCATTCGAACCTGATCATGGTGGCGCAGACGGGCGTGTAATACTTGGGCTCCGTTAACATAAGTGCCGTTGCGACTGCCAAGGTCTTGAATAAAGAATTGTCCCTCTTTATTTAGCACTCGCGCGTGCCTTCCTGAGGCAAAATCATCTTGGATCACCAGGGTATTGTCGGCACTTCGTCCGATGCTAGCAAATTGCCCAATTTCAACAGTGCGAACGGTTTTTTCAGAAACCAAGGTGAGGAATCCACGTTGGTTATATACTTCGGGCATCGATTCAATGGATTTTGTGGCCACGTTTTAACTCCTTGCTCTTAAAAGTCCCTCTACGTCACCGAAGGCAAATTCAATGGCTGTGCCAATGCAAAATGCGTTAAAATGCATTTAGAAGCCGGTTTGCCGGTGGATTTGTTTTGTTTTCTGGATTTTTGGACCGACTCTTTGGACCGCGCAGAGTTTTTCATGGATTCCGATAAAAAAATGGGTTTGGCCCCAGTTCAAACGTGGTTGTCGCCGAAGATTTGTGCTAACTTACCGACCCATGCGAATTCAATTTGTAAAAAGTGCAACAGAGCCAGAGCACTGGCCACAACCTGTGCGGCCGGAAGTGGCTTTGGCTGGCCGATCTAATGCGGGCAAGTCCTCCTTTCTCAATGCTCTTGCCGGCAGTAAAGTGGCAAAAGTGAGCGGCACGCCCGGTAAGACTCGTTTGCTTAATTTTTTTGATGCCGGAGAGTTTTACCGGTTTGTGGACATGCCGGGATACGGCTACGCGGCCCGGTCAGGTGGCGAGCGCCACAATTGGCAGCCAATGATCGAACGGTTTTTAACAGAGCGTGATGTGTTGGTGGGATTATTGTTGATTATGGATATACGACGGGAGTGGTCTGAGGATGAAAGTCTTTTGAAAAATTGGACAGATCGACAAAACGTGCCCTTAGCTTTGGTTTTGACAAAAAGTGACAAGCTGTCACGGGGAGCGGCCTTCAGCCGAAAAAGAAAATTGCAAAAAGACTCTGGGGTCAACAATGTGTTTATTGTTTCTTCATTAAAAAGAGATGGCCTTAAAGATGTGGAGCAATTTGTTTTTGAATCTTGGATTCGTTCCGTCGATGAGTTCGATGCCGAGGAGGAGTTGGAAAGATGAGAATCGTCGGTGTCATTCCTGCTCGCTATGGGGCCACACGATTTCCGGGCAAACCATTAGTGAAAATCGCAGAAAAACCCTTATTGCAATGGGTAATTGAAGGGGCCAGGCAAAGTAAAAAGTTAGATGAAGTGATTGTAGCGACGGACCATTCAGAAATTCAAGAGTTGTGTCGTGGATTATCGTGTGAAGTGGTCATGACAGATCCCGATCTTCCATCAGGCAGTGATCGAGTGTGGGCCACAGTGAAAGACGCTTCCTGTGACGTGGTCGTCAACATTCAAGGCGATGAACCTCTTATATCGGGTGATTGGATAGACCAATTAGTGACGCCGTTTGAAAATGACCCCGCCCTTGCCATGGCCACTCTGGGCCGTCCCTTGAAGCCAGGTGATCTTGAGTCTTCAACCACAGCAAAAATTGTGATCAACAAGAAGGGAGAAGCCATATACTTTAGTCGCTTCCCCATACCCTACTCTCGAAATGATGCAGAGC
Proteins encoded:
- a CDS encoding flagellar basal body-associated FliL family protein; the encoded protein is MADEVKTDDESLTEDGDLFSLDDLDKMLEDTDPEFAQSLDEMKNDKDLQSAEVQDIEIDEGESSEPGQPSKMKLALKKVLRPIKKKVITPARKIVNAAIGRLVWTKAWVKRTTKEAKTFVINDLPDRIKYFRSHFKKTAHDRWLWFKALSGMQKTLVALVVPFISLVSALVIMVTKGVSLPMLEPPLIGNLEEYADSVVKYNVATDMVNYYRAFRQNEFTVQLDRIVVNIRPSQSSSSLPMAAIRLYLAGSTQQTAIEIKDREKELKDVISRVVEDMSYDDLNSTRGKEQLKERVINAVNQRLNVGIVMAVYMETFVIKP
- a CDS encoding sigma 54-interacting transcriptional regulator → MPEVYNQRGFLTLVSEKTVRTVEIGQFASIGRSADNTLVIQDDFASGRHARVLNKEGQFFIQDLGSRNGTYVNGAQVLHARLRHHDQVRMGQTQILFSQRLGDLELKVLNSSKNAKWQAQLNRLPAIAQSHLPVLISGPSGSGKEVVAQTLHKLSQRSSGPLININCSALSESLVESELFGHTKGSFTGATDNRKGAFNAARGGTLFLDEIGDLPINLQPKMLRALENNEIKPVGSDTSVSTDVRIIAATHKNIRQKVKSGEFREDLFYRLHVVEIRTPALSERMEDFEELLAFFAQKYRVRFDLATIKELKAYSWPGNIRELRNAVARAAALVNGHAVQPNHIPMIVDQGLPISNMDWFPRPNGLNMIQEMEKNLILELLEKNNGNQRKTARELGMAKSTLHDRIRSYSIDVKVFK
- the ysxC gene encoding ribosome biogenesis GTP-binding protein YsxC, with translation MRIQFVKSATEPEHWPQPVRPEVALAGRSNAGKSSFLNALAGSKVAKVSGTPGKTRLLNFFDAGEFYRFVDMPGYGYAARSGGERHNWQPMIERFLTERDVLVGLLLIMDIRREWSEDESLLKNWTDRQNVPLALVLTKSDKLSRGAAFSRKRKLQKDSGVNNVFIVSSLKRDGLKDVEQFVFESWIRSVDEFDAEEELER
- the kdsB gene encoding 3-deoxy-manno-octulosonate cytidylyltransferase — its product is MRIVGVIPARYGATRFPGKPLVKIAEKPLLQWVIEGARQSKKLDEVIVATDHSEIQELCRGLSCEVVMTDPDLPSGSDRVWATVKDASCDVVVNIQGDEPLISGDWIDQLVTPFENDPALAMATLGRPLKPGDLESSTTAKIVINKKGEAIYFSRFPIPYSRNDAEHFPEGCLKHIGMYAFSKSFLKEFCGQPPTVIEQAEGLEQLRALYLGARIHVVPVNYESWGVDTPEDVKKIESILKGASYGS